One Amycolatopsis sp. NBC_00355 genomic window carries:
- a CDS encoding ATP-binding protein, with protein sequence MIVGATAAAGASYVSARNAILGGFQDQTMLKLRDQIVAYLPTVSLPPTQATLDAFGTALKSSNAVVVYHGLHSDSGINPDSVPADLRQAVSRSTNIQFQRVDAEGYPQLFVGVPVQTGTDGGTSGIEVYTMVTLVQQQAAIDELARTAWQTSALALPFAVVLALLAARQVLRPVRALNTAASQLGRGKLDVRLRVKGSDELAQLVTTFNNTAAELERTVGTLRTMESEARRFVADVSHELRTPLAAMNAVTDVLDEDADQLPPDTAVAARLVSAETRRLTRLVQDLIEISRFDAGRAELRREDLDVAAAITDSLTARGWAPGGEVVAEVVADLPPGITARLDRRRLDIVVANLVGNALRHGAPPVEVSVRAERGDVVLTVTDHGPGIPEAVLPRVFDRFTKADTARARSEGSGLGLSIARENARLHGGDIVAANTGTGARFELRLPREAW encoded by the coding sequence ATGATCGTCGGCGCCACCGCCGCGGCGGGCGCGAGCTACGTCTCCGCGCGCAACGCCATCCTGGGCGGCTTCCAGGACCAGACGATGCTCAAGCTGCGCGACCAGATCGTCGCGTACCTGCCGACCGTGTCCCTGCCGCCGACCCAGGCGACGCTCGACGCGTTCGGCACGGCGCTCAAGTCCAGCAACGCCGTCGTCGTCTACCACGGCCTGCACTCGGATTCGGGCATCAACCCGGACAGTGTGCCCGCCGACCTGCGCCAAGCCGTGTCCAGAAGCACGAACATCCAGTTCCAGCGAGTCGACGCCGAGGGGTATCCCCAGCTCTTCGTCGGGGTGCCGGTGCAGACCGGCACGGACGGCGGGACGAGCGGCATCGAGGTCTACACGATGGTGACGCTGGTCCAGCAGCAGGCCGCGATCGACGAGCTGGCCCGCACGGCTTGGCAGACCTCGGCGCTCGCGCTCCCGTTCGCGGTGGTGCTGGCCCTGCTCGCCGCGCGCCAGGTGCTGCGGCCCGTGCGGGCGCTGAACACCGCGGCGAGCCAGCTCGGGCGGGGCAAGCTCGACGTGCGGCTGCGGGTGAAGGGGTCCGACGAGCTGGCGCAGCTGGTCACGACGTTCAACAACACCGCGGCGGAGCTGGAGCGCACGGTCGGCACGCTGCGCACGATGGAGTCCGAGGCGCGCCGGTTCGTCGCCGACGTCTCGCACGAGCTGCGCACCCCGCTGGCGGCGATGAACGCGGTCACCGACGTCCTCGACGAGGACGCCGACCAGCTGCCACCCGACACCGCGGTCGCGGCGCGGCTGGTGTCGGCCGAGACCCGGCGGCTGACCCGGCTGGTGCAGGACCTGATCGAGATCTCCCGGTTCGACGCCGGGCGCGCGGAGCTGCGGCGGGAGGACCTCGACGTCGCGGCGGCGATCACCGACAGCCTGACCGCGCGGGGCTGGGCCCCCGGCGGCGAAGTGGTCGCGGAGGTGGTCGCCGACCTGCCGCCCGGCATCACGGCGCGGCTCGACCGGCGGCGGCTCGACATCGTCGTGGCGAACCTGGTCGGCAACGCGCTGCGGCACGGCGCGCCGCCGGTCGAGGTGTCCGTGCGGGCGGAACGCGGTGACGTCGTGCTCACCGTCACCGACCACGGGCCGGGCATCCCGGAGGCGGTGCTCCCCCGGGTGTTCGACCGGTTCACCAAGGCCGACACGGCCCGGGCCCGGTCCGAGGGCAGCGGGCTCGGGCTGTCCATCGCGCGCGAGAACGCCCGGCTGCACGGCGGTGACATCGTCGCGGCCAACACCGGCACCGGCGCCCGGTTCGAGCTGCGCCTGCCCCGGGAGGCGTGGTGA
- a CDS encoding NADPH-dependent FMN reductase, protein MSEAPVRVAVIVGSVREGRFGPVVARWLAGVAGDHGGFDVDVVDLAEPALPLAMPAFGTAPPAAVAAEAGKVTPRLAAADAFVVVTPEYNHSYPAALKNVIDWHRSEWAAKPVAFVSYGGISGGLRAVEHLRAVFAELHAVTIRETVSFHGAHTRFGADGVPTDDSADVAAKALLDQLEWWARSLTEARAARPYPS, encoded by the coding sequence GTGTCCGAAGCTCCCGTACGGGTCGCCGTGATCGTGGGAAGTGTCCGGGAAGGACGGTTCGGCCCGGTGGTCGCGCGCTGGCTGGCCGGCGTCGCGGGCGACCACGGCGGCTTCGACGTCGACGTGGTCGACCTCGCCGAGCCCGCCTTGCCGCTGGCGATGCCGGCGTTCGGGACCGCGCCGCCGGCCGCGGTGGCCGCCGAAGCCGGGAAGGTGACGCCGCGGCTGGCGGCCGCCGACGCGTTCGTCGTGGTCACCCCGGAGTACAACCACAGTTACCCGGCGGCGCTCAAGAACGTCATCGACTGGCACCGGAGCGAGTGGGCCGCGAAGCCGGTCGCGTTCGTCTCCTACGGCGGGATTTCGGGTGGCCTGCGCGCGGTCGAGCACCTGCGCGCGGTCTTCGCCGAGCTGCACGCGGTCACCATCCGCGAGACGGTCAGCTTCCACGGCGCGCACACCCGGTTCGGCGCCGACGGCGTCCCCACGGACGACAGCGCGGATGTCGCGGCGAAGGCGCTGCTGGACCAGCTGGAGTGGTGGGCGCGGTCGCTGACCGAAGCCCGGGCGGCCCGGCCCTACCCCAGCTGA
- the soxR gene encoding redox-sensitive transcriptional activator SoxR, with amino-acid sequence MVNATARRLPDLTVGELSRRSGVPASALRFYEDEGLIRSRRTAGNQRRYCRDTLRRVTFVRMSQRVGMPLSAIREVLALLPDDRTPTRADWARISRCWQEDLDARIRQMEQLRDQLGDCIGCGCMSLAKCRLANPGDRLGAAGPGPQRLPDHRGDGYED; translated from the coding sequence ATGGTGAACGCCACAGCCCGGAGGCTGCCCGACCTCACCGTCGGCGAACTGTCACGACGCAGCGGAGTGCCCGCGTCGGCCCTGCGGTTCTACGAGGACGAGGGGCTCATCCGCAGCCGGCGGACGGCCGGGAACCAGCGCCGCTACTGCCGGGACACGCTGCGGCGGGTGACGTTCGTCCGGATGTCCCAGCGGGTCGGGATGCCGCTGTCGGCGATCCGCGAGGTGCTCGCGCTGCTGCCCGACGACCGCACCCCCACGCGCGCCGACTGGGCGCGGATCTCCCGCTGCTGGCAGGAGGACCTGGACGCGCGGATCCGGCAGATGGAACAACTGCGCGACCAGCTGGGCGACTGCATCGGCTGCGGCTGCATGTCGCTGGCGAAGTGCCGGCTCGCCAACCCGGGCGACCGGCTCGGCGCCGCCGGTCCGGGGCCGCAACGGCTCCCGGACCACCGCGGCGACGGCTACGAGGACTGA
- a CDS encoding mycothiol transferase encodes MNVADLLTDGFSRVQGSVHAAVEGLTAERLGARLDEEANSIAWLVWHLTRVQDDHVADVAGTEQVWTSQDWLTRFGLPFPAADTGYGHRPADVEAVRVEAELLTGYYDAVHEQTLKYVQGLDGQALDRVVDEAWDPPVTLGVRLVSVIDDDIQHAGQALFVRGVLERR; translated from the coding sequence ATGAACGTGGCCGATCTGCTCACCGACGGCTTCAGCAGGGTCCAGGGCTCCGTGCACGCGGCGGTGGAAGGTCTCACCGCCGAGCGGCTCGGGGCCCGCCTCGACGAAGAGGCCAACTCGATCGCCTGGCTGGTCTGGCACCTGACCCGGGTCCAGGACGACCACGTCGCCGACGTGGCCGGGACCGAGCAGGTGTGGACGAGCCAGGACTGGCTGACCCGGTTCGGCCTCCCGTTCCCGGCGGCCGACACCGGCTACGGCCACCGCCCGGCCGACGTCGAAGCCGTCCGGGTCGAGGCCGAGCTGCTCACCGGGTACTACGACGCGGTGCACGAGCAGACCCTCAAGTACGTCCAGGGGCTCGACGGCCAGGCCCTCGACCGGGTCGTCGACGAGGCCTGGGACCCGCCGGTCACCCTCGGCGTGCGGCTGGTCAGCGTCATCGACGACGACATCCAGCACGCCGGGCAGGCCCTGTTCGTCCGTGGCGTCCTCGAACGCCGCTAG
- a CDS encoding SDR family oxidoreductase, which yields MSTTEPRVAIVTGGSRGIGRQVAERLAADGMAVVVNYAGNQTEADAAVASITGRGGRAIAVKADVADLDAVAELFDTAEATFGGVDVVAHLAGVMTAPTPIADTDFDVLDRVHRTNIRGTFAVAQQAAKRVRDGGAVIMTSTSVLGLNLPGYGVYNATKGAVEAITMILARELRGRDITVNTVAPGPTATALFLDGKDEATIDRMAKQPPLERLGQPEDIAEVVAFLAGPARWVNGQVLRANGGIV from the coding sequence ATGAGCACCACCGAACCCCGCGTCGCGATCGTCACCGGCGGCTCCCGCGGCATCGGCCGCCAGGTCGCCGAGCGCCTGGCCGCCGACGGCATGGCCGTCGTCGTCAACTACGCGGGCAACCAGACCGAAGCCGACGCCGCCGTCGCCTCCATCACCGGGCGCGGCGGCCGGGCGATCGCGGTCAAGGCCGACGTCGCCGACCTCGACGCGGTCGCGGAGCTGTTCGACACCGCGGAGGCCACGTTCGGCGGCGTCGACGTCGTCGCCCACCTGGCCGGCGTGATGACCGCGCCGACGCCGATCGCGGACACCGACTTCGACGTCCTGGACCGGGTGCACCGCACCAACATCCGCGGCACGTTCGCCGTGGCCCAGCAGGCCGCGAAGCGGGTGCGTGACGGCGGCGCGGTGATCATGACCTCGACGTCGGTGCTCGGGCTGAACCTGCCCGGCTACGGCGTCTACAACGCCACCAAGGGCGCGGTCGAGGCGATCACCATGATCCTGGCGCGCGAGCTGCGCGGCCGCGACATCACCGTGAACACCGTCGCCCCCGGGCCGACCGCGACCGCGCTGTTCCTCGACGGCAAGGACGAGGCGACCATCGACCGGATGGCCAAGCAGCCGCCGCTCGAGCGCCTCGGGCAGCCCGAAGACATCGCCGAGGTCGTCGCGTTCCTCGCCGGCCCGGCCCGCTGGGTCAACGGCCAGGTCCTGCGCGCCAACGGCGGAATCGTCTGA
- a CDS encoding SDR family NAD(P)-dependent oxidoreductase yields the protein MIIVVTGASSGIGALAARALARAGHTVYAGMRDTGGRNAPRVDAAAAFAEEHHADLRSVELDVSSQDSADDAIASIVEAHGRLDVVVHNAGHMVLGPAEAFTPEQLARLYDTNAIGTQRVNRAALPHLRAQRDGLLVWVSSSSVRGGTPPYLAPYFAAKAAMDSLAVSYAAEVARFGIDTTIVVPGAFTSGTNHFPNSGHPADEAVAQAYEERYAGLTDHVAAKLAEITPADADVATVAAELARVVDLPKGQRPFRVHIDPADDGGWLVAEVGDRIRSEFLRRIDLADLLSPAAG from the coding sequence ATGATCATCGTCGTCACCGGCGCCTCCAGCGGGATCGGCGCCCTCGCCGCCCGGGCGCTGGCCCGCGCCGGCCACACCGTCTACGCGGGCATGCGCGACACCGGGGGCCGCAACGCACCGCGGGTCGACGCCGCCGCCGCGTTCGCGGAAGAGCACCACGCCGACCTGCGCTCGGTCGAGCTGGACGTCTCCAGCCAGGACTCGGCCGACGACGCGATCGCGTCGATCGTCGAAGCGCACGGCCGTCTCGACGTCGTGGTGCACAACGCCGGGCACATGGTGCTCGGCCCGGCCGAGGCGTTCACCCCCGAGCAGCTCGCCCGGCTCTACGACACCAACGCGATCGGCACCCAGCGCGTGAACCGGGCCGCCCTCCCCCACCTGCGCGCGCAGCGCGACGGGCTGCTGGTGTGGGTGTCGAGCAGCAGCGTCCGCGGCGGCACCCCGCCGTACCTGGCGCCGTACTTCGCGGCGAAGGCGGCGATGGACAGCCTCGCCGTCTCCTACGCCGCCGAGGTGGCCCGGTTCGGCATCGACACCACGATCGTCGTGCCCGGCGCCTTCACCTCGGGTACCAACCACTTCCCGAACTCCGGGCACCCGGCCGACGAAGCCGTCGCGCAGGCCTACGAGGAGCGCTACGCGGGGTTGACCGACCACGTCGCGGCGAAACTGGCCGAGATCACCCCGGCCGACGCCGACGTCGCGACGGTCGCCGCGGAACTGGCCCGGGTGGTCGATCTTCCCAAGGGGCAGCGGCCGTTCCGGGTGCACATCGACCCGGCCGACGACGGCGGGTGGCTGGTCGCGGAGGTCGGCGACCGGATCCGGAGCGAGTTCCTGCGCCGGATCGACCTGGCCGATCTGCTCAGCCCGGCGGCCGGCTGA
- a CDS encoding DUF6314 family protein has protein sequence MDEYFPVTDLAAHFGGDWRLDREIRTADGDPAGEVTGTATFTEESGVLVYREAGEMRLGGYTGPVTRTLHYRPTAPGRADVHFDHGGFFHELDLRAGHWQTDHPCRDDLYRGSYRVLDARRWRQEWAVRGPAKDHVIVTRFSRPPG, from the coding sequence ATGGACGAGTACTTCCCGGTGACCGACCTGGCCGCGCACTTCGGTGGTGACTGGCGGCTGGACCGCGAGATCCGCACCGCCGACGGCGACCCGGCGGGCGAGGTCACCGGCACCGCCACCTTCACCGAGGAGAGCGGCGTGCTCGTCTACCGCGAAGCCGGCGAGATGCGCCTCGGCGGTTACACCGGCCCGGTGACGCGCACGCTGCACTACCGCCCGACCGCGCCCGGCCGGGCGGACGTCCACTTCGACCACGGCGGCTTCTTCCACGAACTGGACCTGCGCGCCGGGCACTGGCAGACCGACCACCCCTGCCGGGACGACCTGTACCGCGGCAGTTACCGCGTGCTGGACGCCCGCCGCTGGCGCCAGGAGTGGGCGGTCCGCGGGCCGGCCAAGGACCACGTGATCGTCACCCGGTTCAGCCGGCCGCCGGGCTGA
- the recQ gene encoding DNA helicase RecQ codes for MAATETHLEAGTESEALDTLRRVFGYDSFRGEQAAIVEHVIAGGDALVLMPTGGGKSLCYQIPALVRPGVGVVVSPLIALMQDQVDALRNAGVRAGFLNSTQDYAARQEVESAFLSGELDLLYLAPERLSVEATVRLLDRGKISLFAIDEAHCVAQWGHDFRPDYLQLSALHERWPDVPRIALTATATEATHKEIATRLNLDEARHFVASFDRPNIQYRIVGKNSPQRQLLELLRTEHQGDAGIVYCLSRNSVEKTAEFLVQNGIPAVPYHAGLDARVRAKHQSRFLREDGLIVVATIAFGMGIDKPDVRFVAHLDLPKSVEGYYQETGRAGRDGLPSTAWLAYGLQDVVQQRKMIDTSEGDDAHRRRLGAHLNAMLALCETVECRRVQILNYFGQKAEPCGNCDTCLNPPEKWDGTIPAQKLLSTIVRLRNERRQKFGAGQVIDILLGKSTPKVTQFQHDTLKTFGIGTELREPEWRAVVRQLLAQGWLAVEGDYGSLVLTEASAEVLGGDREVMLRREPERTAAPRARGASRKAAPAVDMPAEAAPLFERLRAWRAGVAKEQGVPAYVIFHDATLRQIATQRPSSLADLGTVSGVGENKLAKYGEGVLETLAAD; via the coding sequence GTGGCAGCCACCGAGACCCACCTCGAAGCCGGAACGGAATCCGAAGCCCTCGACACCCTGCGCCGGGTGTTCGGCTACGACAGCTTCCGCGGCGAGCAAGCGGCGATCGTCGAGCACGTGATCGCCGGCGGTGACGCGCTCGTGCTGATGCCCACCGGCGGCGGGAAGTCGCTGTGCTACCAGATCCCGGCGCTGGTGCGCCCGGGCGTGGGCGTGGTGGTCTCGCCGCTGATCGCGCTGATGCAGGACCAGGTCGACGCGCTGCGCAACGCCGGGGTCCGGGCGGGATTCCTCAACTCCACCCAGGACTACGCGGCCCGCCAGGAAGTCGAGTCGGCGTTCCTCTCCGGCGAGCTCGACCTGCTCTACCTCGCCCCGGAACGGCTTTCGGTCGAAGCCACCGTGCGGCTGCTCGACCGCGGCAAGATCTCGCTGTTCGCGATCGACGAGGCGCACTGCGTCGCCCAGTGGGGCCACGACTTCCGGCCCGACTACCTGCAGCTCTCCGCGCTGCACGAGCGCTGGCCGGACGTGCCGCGGATCGCGCTCACCGCGACCGCCACCGAGGCCACGCACAAGGAGATCGCGACCCGGCTGAACCTCGACGAGGCCCGCCACTTCGTCGCGAGCTTCGACCGGCCGAACATCCAGTACCGGATCGTCGGCAAGAACTCGCCGCAGCGGCAACTGCTGGAGCTGCTGCGCACCGAGCACCAGGGGGACGCGGGGATCGTCTACTGCCTGTCCCGGAACTCGGTCGAGAAGACCGCGGAGTTCCTGGTGCAGAACGGGATCCCGGCCGTCCCGTACCACGCGGGGCTGGACGCGCGCGTGCGCGCGAAGCACCAGTCGCGGTTCCTGCGGGAGGACGGGCTGATCGTGGTCGCCACGATCGCGTTCGGGATGGGCATCGACAAACCGGACGTCCGGTTCGTCGCGCACCTCGACCTGCCCAAGTCCGTCGAGGGCTACTACCAGGAGACCGGCCGCGCGGGCCGTGACGGGCTGCCGTCGACGGCGTGGCTGGCCTACGGGCTGCAGGACGTGGTGCAGCAGCGCAAGATGATCGACACGTCCGAGGGTGACGACGCGCACCGGCGCCGGCTCGGCGCGCACCTCAACGCGATGCTGGCGCTGTGCGAGACGGTCGAGTGCCGCCGCGTGCAGATCCTCAACTACTTCGGGCAGAAGGCCGAGCCGTGCGGCAACTGCGACACGTGCCTGAACCCGCCGGAGAAGTGGGACGGCACGATCCCCGCGCAGAAGCTGCTGTCCACGATCGTGCGGCTGCGCAACGAGCGGCGGCAGAAGTTCGGCGCCGGTCAGGTCATCGACATCCTGCTCGGCAAATCCACGCCGAAGGTCACGCAGTTCCAGCACGACACACTGAAGACGTTCGGCATCGGCACCGAGCTGCGCGAGCCGGAGTGGCGCGCGGTGGTGCGGCAGCTGCTGGCCCAGGGCTGGCTCGCGGTCGAAGGCGACTACGGCTCGCTGGTGCTCACCGAGGCGAGCGCCGAAGTGCTGGGCGGCGACCGCGAGGTCATGCTGCGCCGCGAGCCCGAGCGGACCGCCGCGCCGCGAGCGCGCGGTGCCAGCCGGAAAGCCGCCCCCGCGGTGGACATGCCCGCGGAGGCGGCCCCGTTGTTCGAACGGCTGCGGGCCTGGCGGGCCGGCGTCGCGAAGGAGCAGGGCGTGCCTGCCTACGTCATCTTCCACGACGCGACCCTGCGCCAGATCGCCACGCAACGGCCGTCGTCGCTGGCCGACCTGGGCACGGTCAGCGGGGTCGGTGAGAACAAACTCGCCAAGTACGGCGAAGGCGTCCTCGAGACCCTGGCCGCCGACTGA
- a CDS encoding antitoxin has product MRKLTVLAGAAGAARAYAKKNPEKVNQAVGKAAKFADDRTKGKYHQQIAGVVRKVSSVTGPEDRPGPATR; this is encoded by the coding sequence ATGCGCAAGCTCACCGTGCTGGCCGGAGCCGCCGGCGCCGCCCGCGCCTACGCCAAGAAGAACCCGGAAAAGGTGAACCAGGCCGTCGGCAAGGCCGCCAAGTTCGCCGACGACAGGACCAAGGGCAAGTACCACCAGCAGATCGCCGGTGTCGTCCGCAAGGTCAGCTCGGTGACCGGCCCGGAAGACCGCCCGGGACCGGCCACCCGCTGA
- a CDS encoding ArsR/SmtB family transcription factor, which yields MTTEPVAAEDVFSALADPTRRRLLELLSQRGDATATELASDLPVSRQAVVKHLVVLDGAGLVTGRRDGRERRYQVRPDALAATARWMNQVAAQWSSRLTAIKRLAEQAEGS from the coding sequence ATGACGACGGAGCCCGTTGCCGCCGAAGACGTCTTTTCGGCACTGGCCGACCCGACCCGGCGCCGGCTGCTGGAACTGCTGTCCCAGCGTGGCGACGCGACGGCCACGGAGCTGGCGAGCGACCTCCCGGTGAGCCGGCAGGCGGTGGTGAAGCACCTGGTGGTGCTGGACGGGGCGGGCCTGGTGACGGGCCGCCGCGACGGCCGCGAGCGCCGCTACCAGGTCCGCCCGGACGCTCTGGCGGCCACGGCCCGCTGGATGAACCAGGTCGCGGCCCAGTGGTCCTCCCGGCTGACGGCGATCAAGCGGCTGGCGGAGCAGGCCGAGGGTTCGTGA
- a CDS encoding SRPBCC family protein: protein MNQDQVEQEIVIDAPIERVWAVLTESEYVGQWFGDGTPAPVDLRPGGIIQLDHGDHGRFPTKIVALDPPRALSYRWASGFPGVVADEANSTLVEFTLAAEGGSTRLKVVESGFTTRTPSPNPSPDDTRESHEEGWTAVIAKLGELSEKLAV, encoded by the coding sequence ATGAACCAGGACCAGGTCGAGCAGGAGATCGTGATCGACGCGCCGATCGAGCGGGTGTGGGCGGTGCTGACCGAATCGGAGTACGTCGGCCAGTGGTTCGGCGACGGCACGCCGGCGCCGGTGGACCTGCGGCCGGGCGGGATCATCCAGCTCGACCACGGCGACCACGGCCGGTTCCCGACCAAGATCGTCGCGCTGGACCCGCCGCGTGCGCTGTCGTACCGCTGGGCCAGCGGATTCCCGGGCGTGGTCGCCGACGAGGCCAACTCGACGCTGGTCGAGTTCACGCTGGCGGCGGAGGGTGGCAGCACGCGGCTGAAAGTCGTCGAGAGCGGCTTCACGACGCGGACGCCGTCGCCGAACCCGTCGCCGGACGACACCCGCGAGAGCCACGAGGAGGGCTGGACGGCGGTGATCGCGAAGCTCGGGGAGCTGTCCGAGAAACTGGCGGTATGA